A genome region from Hydrogenoanaerobacterium saccharovorans includes the following:
- a CDS encoding helix-turn-helix domain-containing protein translates to MTSFLKLPFPPAGVARDVVLYLTGMADNHAGDAVYEKQINHVFSDSGWLVLAVSTGKGKVTAGSQIYTVKQGDLLIVPLDKKLGYTSELCFSCALLGGDLTQRYLTAVTERLGVQFHINLHNSVAGMLRRIYNSIELGAAVDGYWGCEKAFALLMEISALADKEESIKIPLLVDQAVELIRTQYAYLSGIEELADRLGVSKHHLIREFSEYIGTPPGRYLSEVRLENAKLLLQTGKYTLETVADMVGFAGANYFCKVFKKAFGMTPTEYAQSTAHRRPNGDVDKLEQMFYL, encoded by the coding sequence GTGACCTCTTTTTTAAAATTGCCTTTTCCGCCTGCCGGTGTGGCGCGGGACGTTGTTTTATACCTAACAGGGATGGCAGACAACCATGCAGGTGATGCTGTATATGAGAAACAAATCAATCATGTTTTTTCGGATAGCGGGTGGTTGGTGCTCGCTGTATCTACAGGGAAAGGCAAGGTGACCGCCGGCAGCCAAATATACACCGTAAAACAAGGCGATTTGCTCATTGTACCCCTTGACAAAAAACTGGGGTATACAAGCGAGCTTTGTTTCAGCTGTGCCTTGTTAGGCGGTGATTTAACACAACGGTACCTCACGGCAGTTACCGAGCGTTTGGGGGTACAGTTTCACATCAATCTTCACAATTCTGTAGCGGGGATGTTGAGGCGCATATACAACAGCATCGAACTGGGTGCAGCGGTAGATGGATATTGGGGATGCGAAAAGGCATTTGCGTTGCTTATGGAGATTAGTGCGCTTGCAGACAAAGAAGAATCAATTAAAATTCCACTGCTGGTAGACCAAGCTGTGGAGTTGATTCGCACGCAATACGCTTATCTTTCGGGCATTGAAGAATTGGCGGATCGCTTGGGCGTATCCAAACACCACCTGATTCGTGAGTTTTCAGAGTATATCGGTACACCTCCGGGCAGATATCTTTCGGAAGTTCGGCTGGAGAATGCCAAGCTGCTGCTGCAAACCGGTAAATATACGCTCGAAACGGTAGCAGATATGGTCGGTTTTGCAGGCGCAAACTATTTTTGCAAGGTGTTTAAAAAGGCATTCGGTATGACGCCCACCGAGTACGCACAAAGCACGGCGCACCGCCGCCCCAACGGTGATGTTGATAAACTGGAGCAGATGTTTTATCTATAG
- a CDS encoding GNAT family N-acetyltransferase produces MSEYRLRLANTADAKQLLQIYAPYVTDTAITFEYEVPSLAEFQGRIASVLKIYPYLVCENQGIPVGYAYASPYRTRAAYQWDVETSIYLHPNAQGKGIATALYDALLSLLQLQGVHNAYACITYPNERSIRFHSTYGFDKIGVFRKAGYKLGMWRDVIWLEKALMSHQNDPQPVKPISELESQTIQQILMQAEQRLI; encoded by the coding sequence ATGAGTGAATACCGCCTTCGCCTCGCAAATACCGCTGATGCAAAGCAATTGCTGCAAATCTATGCCCCGTACGTTACCGATACCGCCATAACATTTGAATACGAAGTGCCGTCTTTGGCAGAGTTCCAGGGGCGTATTGCATCTGTTTTAAAAATATACCCTTATTTGGTGTGCGAAAACCAAGGTATACCTGTAGGATACGCCTATGCCTCGCCGTACCGTACACGTGCAGCTTACCAATGGGATGTGGAAACCTCTATCTACCTGCACCCCAACGCGCAAGGAAAAGGCATTGCAACGGCATTGTACGACGCACTGCTGAGTTTGCTTCAACTGCAGGGTGTACATAACGCTTATGCCTGTATCACTTACCCTAACGAGCGCAGCATACGCTTTCACAGCACCTACGGGTTTGATAAGATAGGCGTATTCCGTAAGGCAGGTTATAAGTTGGGCATGTGGCGAGATGTAATTTGGCTGGAAAAAGCACTGATGAGCCATCAAAATGATCCGCAGCCAGTCAAACCCATCAGCGAATTGGAGTCTCAAACAATACAGCAAATCCTAATGCAGGCGGAACAACGGCTAATTTAG
- the catA gene encoding type A chloramphenicol O-acetyltransferase, whose amino-acid sequence MNFNKIDIENWARKPYYEHFINNIRCTFSMTVNIDITDLLLELHTKDIKFYPTFLYMVTKVVNAHQEFRTCFDEQGNVGYWQSMMPCFTFFHNDDKTFSNLWIENCENFAAFYSCYLENMQKYGNVKDIVARKNVPPNTFPVSCIPWANFTSFNLNIFADGMYLLPIITGGKYFEQEGRTLLPVSLQVHHAVCDGYHASVFMDELQEQATQCRQWLIIE is encoded by the coding sequence ATGAATTTTAATAAAATAGACATAGAAAATTGGGCTAGAAAACCGTATTATGAGCATTTTATAAATAATATAAGATGTACCTTCAGCATGACAGTAAATATTGATATTACGGATTTACTTTTAGAACTCCATACTAAGGATATTAAGTTTTATCCCACTTTTCTTTATATGGTAACCAAGGTTGTAAATGCTCATCAAGAATTTCGCACTTGCTTTGATGAACAGGGGAACGTTGGCTATTGGCAAAGCATGATGCCCTGTTTTACTTTTTTTCATAACGATGACAAGACGTTCTCTAATCTATGGATAGAAAACTGCGAAAATTTTGCTGCGTTTTACTCATGCTATCTTGAAAACATGCAAAAATACGGTAATGTAAAAGATATTGTGGCAAGAAAAAATGTTCCACCGAATACATTCCCGGTTTCTTGCATACCATGGGCAAACTTTACGTCGTTTAATTTGAACATTTTTGCCGACGGTATGTACTTGTTGCCTATTATAACAGGTGGGAAATATTTTGAGCAGGAAGGTAGAACATTGTTGCCGGTTTCGTTACAGGTACACCACGCTGTATGCGATGGATACCATGCCAGCGTTTTTATGGACGAACTGCAAGAACAAGCTACGCAATGCAGGCAATGGCTTATTATAGAGTAA
- a CDS encoding pyrimidine-nucleoside phosphorylase, with protein sequence MRMYDIIMDKRNGSVLTDEQIKFVVDGFTGGSIPDYQVSALLMAIYFKGMNAHETAYLTDCMAHSGDMIDLSPIPGIKVDKHSTGGVGDKTSLVIGPIVAACGVPVAKMSGRGLGHTGGTIDKLESIPGFQTSIEKERFFDIVREIGLSIIGQTGNIAPADKKLYALRDVTATVDNISLIASSIMSKKLAAGSDAILLDVKTGSGAFMKTLDASIELAQAMVSIGEHMGRKTVALITDMDIPLGHAIGNSLEVIEAVHTLQGHGPADFTEVCLQLASNMLYLAGKGELSQCRKLAEDAIASGHALEKLKAMADAQGGDVSVLEDTEKFAKAPLTHKVLSPADGYISHMDTEHCGIASVVLGAGRASKGDPIDYSAGILLLKKVGEQVKKGNVLAELFTSQVNSIAEAERMLLQAITISDTKPPEEKLVYARVTMDSVEKF encoded by the coding sequence ATGCGCATGTACGACATTATCATGGACAAACGAAACGGCTCTGTTCTCACAGATGAACAAATCAAGTTTGTGGTAGATGGCTTTACCGGCGGTAGCATCCCCGATTATCAGGTATCCGCACTGCTGATGGCTATTTACTTTAAGGGTATGAACGCACACGAAACGGCCTATCTCACCGACTGCATGGCACACTCGGGTGATATGATTGATCTCTCGCCCATCCCCGGTATTAAGGTAGATAAGCACAGCACCGGCGGAGTAGGAGATAAAACCTCGCTGGTAATCGGCCCCATTGTAGCTGCTTGCGGTGTACCGGTAGCAAAAATGTCTGGCCGCGGCTTGGGCCATACCGGCGGCACCATCGACAAACTGGAGTCCATCCCCGGTTTTCAAACATCCATTGAAAAAGAGCGTTTTTTCGATATTGTCCGCGAGATTGGTCTTTCCATCATCGGGCAGACAGGCAACATTGCCCCTGCCGATAAAAAGCTGTATGCACTGCGAGACGTTACCGCAACAGTCGATAATATTTCACTGATTGCATCCTCTATTATGAGCAAAAAACTCGCAGCAGGCAGCGATGCCATCCTGCTGGATGTAAAAACAGGCAGCGGTGCTTTTATGAAGACGCTGGATGCTTCAATAGAGCTTGCACAGGCAATGGTTTCTATCGGCGAGCACATGGGGCGCAAAACAGTTGCTCTTATTACCGATATGGATATTCCTCTGGGGCATGCAATCGGCAACTCACTGGAGGTAATTGAGGCTGTGCATACTTTGCAAGGGCACGGGCCGGCAGATTTTACCGAGGTTTGTTTGCAGCTGGCAAGCAACATGCTCTATCTTGCAGGCAAAGGTGAACTTTCGCAGTGCCGTAAATTAGCCGAAGATGCCATTGCAAGCGGCCACGCACTGGAAAAGCTAAAAGCAATGGCAGACGCACAAGGCGGCGATGTATCGGTGCTCGAGGATACCGAAAAGTTTGCCAAAGCACCACTCACCCACAAGGTGCTCTCCCCCGCCGATGGTTATATATCACATATGGATACTGAGCATTGCGGCATTGCATCGGTTGTTTTGGGTGCCGGCAGAGCCAGCAAAGGTGACCCCATTGATTACAGCGCAGGCATTCTTCTGTTGAAAAAGGTAGGCGAACAGGTAAAAAAAGGCAATGTGCTTGCAGAACTGTTCACCTCTCAAGTAAATTCGATTGCCGAAGCCGAACGGATGCTGCTGCAGGCAATAACCATTTCAGATACAAAACCACCAGAAGAAAAACTTGTTTACGCACGAGTTACCATGGATAGTGTAGAAAAATTTTAA
- a CDS encoding ABC transporter permease yields METLYFLVQQTMFFSIPLLIVALGGMFSERSGVVNIALEGIMIMGAFTSILFINIFQAKIPGQPILLIAILIAALTGIIISLAHAYAAINMKADQVISGTAINMFAPAFAIYVARMIRTVQQIPFVNEFRIESVPVLGNIPVIGDLFFKNTYITTYIGFAILVVSWIVLYKTKFGLRLRSCGEHPQAADSVGINVYKMRYVGVMISGALAGVGGLVFVIPTSTNFNATVSGYGFLALAVLIFGQWKPSRILMAAFFFGLMKTIASAYSGIPFLASLGIPNDIYKMIPYIATLIVLAFTSKNSMAPKASGIPYDKGSR; encoded by the coding sequence ATGGAGACTTTATACTTCTTAGTTCAGCAAACAATGTTCTTCTCAATTCCTCTGCTGATTGTGGCACTGGGCGGCATGTTCTCTGAACGCAGCGGTGTTGTTAATATCGCGCTGGAAGGTATTATGATTATGGGTGCGTTCACCAGTATTTTGTTTATCAACATATTTCAGGCAAAGATACCGGGGCAGCCCATCCTTCTTATTGCTATATTGATTGCAGCGTTAACCGGTATTATCATTTCTTTAGCGCATGCTTATGCAGCCATTAACATGAAGGCAGACCAAGTCATCAGCGGCACTGCAATCAACATGTTCGCCCCTGCATTTGCTATTTATGTTGCGCGTATGATCCGCACCGTACAGCAAATTCCGTTTGTTAACGAATTCCGCATCGAAAGTGTCCCCGTATTGGGCAATATCCCCGTGATTGGCGACCTTTTCTTTAAAAACACTTACATAACCACTTATATTGGGTTTGCTATACTGGTGGTATCTTGGATCGTATTGTACAAGACCAAATTTGGTCTTCGTCTGCGCTCCTGCGGCGAGCATCCTCAGGCTGCCGATTCGGTGGGTATCAACGTATATAAAATGCGTTACGTCGGTGTTATGATTTCGGGTGCATTGGCGGGTGTGGGCGGTTTGGTATTCGTTATCCCCACCTCCACCAACTTTAACGCAACCGTTTCGGGTTACGGATTTCTTGCACTGGCAGTGCTCATATTCGGGCAGTGGAAACCATCCCGTATCCTTATGGCTGCATTCTTCTTCGGTTTGATGAAAACAATCGCATCGGCGTATTCGGGTATTCCGTTTTTGGCATCGTTGGGCATCCCCAACGATATCTATAAAATGATACCGTACATTGCCACATTGATTGTTTTGGCTTTCACATCCAAAAATTCTATGGCTCCCAAAGCTTCGGGTATCCCCTACGATAAGGGCAGCAGATAA
- a CDS encoding ABC transporter permease has product MSNKEKNITANMNRRWSSQIFHVEGFSSFVSSLMAIVVGLLVGFIVLLVSNPSQAVGGFMKIIMGGFVDMKNLGQVFYFATPIILTGLSVGFANKTGLFNIGASGQFIIGAYAAVYVGVKWTFLPGASHWIVALLAAMVAGALWGLLPGILNAYCNVNVVISCIMMNYIGMYTVNFLVTKTIFDSLKNQSKRVAANALLPKLGMDQLFKAGNSSSSVNAGIFIAIIAGIVIYIILEKTKFGYELKACGYNREASKYAGINEKRNIMLSMVIAGALSALGGALLYLAGSGKGIEVLDVLAAEGFNGIPVALLGLNNPIGIIFSGIFVAYLNVGGFNMQLYDFVPQVIEIIISVIIYFSAFALVIKGVIHSFAKRNDEHAANANAESTTVNVTKKGGEE; this is encoded by the coding sequence ATGAGTAACAAAGAAAAAAATATAACAGCAAATATGAACAGGCGCTGGAGCAGCCAAATTTTTCATGTCGAAGGCTTTTCAAGTTTTGTATCCTCTTTGATGGCGATTGTTGTGGGCTTGCTGGTTGGTTTTATTGTTCTGCTTGTAAGTAATCCGTCGCAAGCGGTAGGCGGTTTTATGAAAATCATCATGGGCGGCTTTGTGGATATGAAAAACCTCGGGCAGGTTTTTTACTTTGCAACCCCCATCATCCTTACCGGTTTATCGGTTGGTTTTGCAAACAAAACAGGTTTATTTAATATCGGTGCATCCGGCCAGTTCATTATTGGTGCATACGCAGCGGTGTATGTCGGTGTTAAATGGACATTTTTACCCGGAGCATCCCACTGGATTGTGGCACTGCTTGCAGCCATGGTTGCCGGTGCACTGTGGGGGCTTCTGCCCGGTATCCTCAATGCATACTGCAACGTAAACGTGGTTATTTCGTGTATTATGATGAACTACATCGGTATGTACACCGTAAACTTTCTGGTTACCAAAACCATCTTCGATTCGCTCAAAAACCAGTCTAAACGTGTAGCTGCCAACGCTTTGCTGCCCAAATTGGGTATGGATCAACTTTTCAAGGCGGGCAACAGTTCGTCCAGCGTAAATGCAGGTATCTTTATTGCAATTATCGCCGGCATTGTTATCTATATTATTTTGGAGAAAACCAAATTTGGTTACGAGCTGAAAGCGTGCGGTTACAACCGTGAAGCAAGTAAATACGCAGGCATTAACGAAAAGCGAAACATCATGCTCTCTATGGTAATTGCAGGCGCTCTGTCGGCTTTGGGCGGCGCTTTGCTTTATCTTGCAGGCTCGGGCAAAGGCATTGAAGTGCTGGATGTATTGGCAGCCGAAGGCTTCAACGGTATCCCCGTGGCATTGCTTGGTCTGAACAACCCCATCGGTATCATCTTCTCGGGTATTTTTGTTGCTTACCTCAATGTGGGCGGGTTCAATATGCAGCTTTACGATTTTGTACCGCAGGTCATTGAAATTATCATTTCCGTTATCATCTACTTCAGTGCTTTTGCATTGGTGATTAAAGGTGTAATTCATTCATTTGCGAAAAGGAATGACGAACACGCAGCAAATGCAAATGCAGAATCTACAACGGTTAATGTAACCAAGAAAGGAGGAGAAGAATAA
- a CDS encoding ABC transporter ATP-binding protein, with product MDYIIEMVNITKEFPGIIANDDVTLQLRKGEIHALLGENGAGKSTLMSVLFGMYQPEKGVIKKNGQEVKIHNPNDANKLGIGMVHQHFKLVHNFTVLENIILGVETTKNGFLKMDKAREKVVALSDRYGLKVDPDALISDITVGMQQRVEILKMLYRDNEILIFDEPTAVLTPQEIEELMKIMKELTQEGKSILFITHKLNEIKAVADRCTVLRKGKYIGTVNVADTSKEQMSEMMVGRKVNLQVEKKDVRQGEVIFKTQNLSVKNKLTSKMVVNNVSLNVHAGEIVCIAGIDGNGQSELVYALTGLIHPDSGTIELKGKDITQSTIRERNIGGIGHIPEDRHKHGLVLDYNLAYNLVLQSYFTPQFQNHGFLKYDEIYKYADTLIDKFDIRSGQGTRTITRSMSGGNQQKAIVAREIDRDPDLLIAVQPTRGLDVGAIEYIHKKLVAERDEGKGILLVSLELDEVMNVSDRILVIYEGEIVAELDPKTVTVQELGLYMAGSKRGADK from the coding sequence ATGGATTATATTATCGAAATGGTGAACATCACCAAAGAGTTTCCCGGCATCATCGCAAACGACGATGTAACTCTGCAACTCAGAAAAGGGGAAATTCACGCATTGCTTGGCGAAAACGGTGCAGGAAAATCCACGCTGATGAGTGTACTGTTTGGTATGTATCAACCAGAAAAAGGTGTCATTAAGAAAAACGGGCAGGAGGTTAAAATCCATAACCCAAATGATGCCAACAAGCTGGGCATTGGGATGGTACACCAGCACTTCAAACTGGTACATAATTTCACCGTACTCGAAAACATTATTTTGGGTGTAGAAACCACCAAAAATGGCTTTTTAAAGATGGATAAAGCACGTGAAAAGGTAGTGGCTCTATCTGATCGATACGGCTTAAAGGTAGACCCCGATGCACTAATCTCCGACATCACAGTAGGTATGCAGCAGCGTGTGGAGATACTAAAAATGCTCTACCGCGATAACGAAATTTTGATCTTTGATGAACCGACAGCAGTGCTTACTCCGCAAGAAATCGAAGAGCTGATGAAGATTATGAAAGAGCTTACTCAAGAGGGCAAATCCATCTTGTTCATCACACACAAGCTGAACGAAATCAAAGCGGTTGCAGACCGTTGCACGGTACTTCGCAAAGGCAAATACATCGGCACTGTAAATGTTGCTGACACCAGCAAAGAGCAGATGTCTGAGATGATGGTTGGGCGTAAAGTCAATCTGCAAGTAGAAAAAAAGGATGTACGGCAAGGCGAAGTCATTTTTAAAACCCAAAATTTAAGCGTTAAGAACAAGCTGACGAGTAAAATGGTGGTAAACAATGTTTCACTCAATGTTCATGCGGGCGAGATTGTGTGTATTGCAGGCATCGACGGCAACGGGCAAAGTGAACTGGTGTATGCGCTAACCGGGCTGATTCATCCCGATTCCGGCACAATCGAGCTGAAAGGCAAAGACATTACTCAATCCACCATTCGTGAGCGCAACATAGGCGGAATCGGGCACATCCCCGAGGACCGACACAAGCATGGTTTGGTGCTGGATTACAATTTGGCGTACAATCTGGTACTGCAAAGCTATTTCACCCCGCAGTTTCAAAACCATGGTTTCCTAAAATACGACGAAATTTACAAATATGCCGATACATTAATTGATAAATTTGATATTCGAAGCGGACAGGGTACACGAACCATTACACGCAGTATGTCGGGCGGCAACCAGCAAAAGGCAATTGTTGCACGCGAAATCGACCGCGACCCCGACCTGCTGATTGCCGTACAGCCCACCCGCGGTTTGGACGTAGGTGCAATCGAATATATTCATAAAAAACTGGTTGCAGAGCGTGATGAGGGCAAGGGCATTTTGCTTGTTTCGTTAGAGTTGGATGAGGTAATGAACGTGAGCGACCGCATTCTTGTCATCTATGAGGGCGAAATCGTCGCAGAGCTTGATCCGAAAACGGTTACAGTTCAAGAGCTTGGTCTGTACATGGCCGGTTCGAAAAGAGGTGCAGACAAATGA